The Terriglobales bacterium nucleotide sequence GGATCGCGCAGCCCAATAACCATGGCGCCGTTTCCGCCGCTACGGGAGCGTGGGTAACGCAGGCGAACTCGATGAGCATTCCGGCGAGCAGTTTGGCACCGGAGGCTAGACCGGTATCGAGCCAGCCGTGGCATCCGACGATGGTCTCCGGAATCGCGCCGGTCGGGTCGGGTGTGTCGCGTACCCCGCACGCTACAGGGCTGTCGCCAGCTTCCGGAGGCAGGAGCTATTCGTCCTCACATTCAGCGACGGGTTCGATGTCGGGGTCCGGGATGCACTCCTCCGGCTCGACGGGGGCTCATTCTTCGGGATCCTCTTCCATGCACTCATCATCGGGGATGCATGGTGGTGGCAAGTCGAAGTAGTCTGCTTTTTGAAATGCAGAGATTCTTCGCTCGGCGCGACCGCGGGCTGCGCCTGCGAAGAGAGCTGCCGCGCGTCGCTCACAATGACCCGTCAGGATGAACGAGGTCGCATAGGGGGTGGCCGCCTTTATTCTGGCAAGCGTGAGGAGTTGGTCAGCAGACCGCAATCCCAGCGTAGCCCACAACGGTCTTGCGGTCGCCGGAGATGTCGCCGCTGGTGGCGTACTTGATGAGCTCCGCCGACTTTGCTCCCAGCCAATTTGCTGCGGTCAGCATCGCCGTAGCCGGTCCGAATCCGCACATGCTGATCTGCTCGTTGATGACGACCTCGTAGAGCCCCTTGGCATCGAGTGCAAGAATGCGATCGATGGCCAGCCGGTCTTTTACGCGCGTGGTGGAGTCGGTCTCGTAATGGTTCATGTCGCTGGAGGCGATGATCATCACGCGCTCAGCCTGCGCGCTCACTACCTCGGCTACCGCTGTCCCTAACTGTTCGAGATACTCGTAGCGGCGGACGCCCACCGTGATGGGCACAAACCCAAAACTCGGAAGCAGGCTTTGCAAAAATGGAAGCTGCACCTCGAGCGCGTGCTCGTGGCGCTGGGCATCGTAATCTTCGCTGAGCAAGGGGTCCTTGGACATCAGTTCCTCTGCCAATTCGGAGTCGATGGCGACTTCGCCCAGGGGAGTCTGGTAGCGCCCCTCGCGAATGATCGAGAGCGGCTCGCCGTAGCCGGTGTGATTGGGACAGAGAATGATGAAGCGCTGCGGAAGCTCCAATCTCCCG carries:
- the amrB gene encoding AmmeMemoRadiSam system protein B, with translation MATFIRPPAVAGQFYPGKPETLLREIHSYTDVGGEKLRALGCVVPHAGYMYSGHVAGAVYGRLELPQRFIILCPNHTGYGEPLSIIREGRYQTPLGEVAIDSELAEELMSKDPLLSEDYDAQRHEHALEVQLPFLQSLLPSFGFVPITVGVRRYEYLEQLGTAVAEVVSAQAERVMIIASSDMNHYETDSTTRVKDRLAIDRILALDAKGLYEVVINEQISMCGFGPATAMLTAANWLGAKSAELIKYATSGDISGDRKTVVGYAGIAVC